The Lycium barbarum isolate Lr01 chromosome 9, ASM1917538v2, whole genome shotgun sequence genome has a segment encoding these proteins:
- the LOC132611566 gene encoding FBD-associated F-box protein At3g52670-like yields MGTATSTADILPDCLVRKILSYLSFKEAARMSILSKTWLRVWFARPNLEFICYREIHLEIVDKTMERYRNEKIPIEKLKFVSRWYRYREIIPLIDKSLDIALQNGVKDLVLDLPNIKLYPLPIFKILATKSLRELVLEGCNLKHGSISSGVVNCDSLRKLSLSYICLDENMLQALLNSCPFIISFILEYCYGLERIELLNLQNIKSISIRTRRDKNQLVKIQAPILEHLSYCGYSLEKLDVVECQNLKSLDISDAMICNGFLQNLISRSPNLVSLEYKGDQAPELTITKKSSQLKHSKIILDFYKKLNAAWFCKLRKFLLNFTSWSQVALDFYGCNEFNMKDLQLHHGVATPTVDVLNVKFSWLNWKCPMFVDALLWSCHPRRLNLHSAGASLTCFINDRLMYLRNLSHSPSHESESWHCQLKEVKVFDGKNEPLQLRSGELAIRTLTDWDEVYFLLDWQCS; encoded by the coding sequence ATGGGGACAGCCACATCCACAGCAGATATATTGCCTGATTGCCTTGTTCGAAAAATTCTCTCTTACCTTAGTTTTAAAGAAGCAGCCAGGATGAGCATTCTCTCTAAAACATGGTTGCGGGTCTGGTTCGCTCGTCCCAACTTGGAATTCATTTGTTATCGCGAAATCCATTTGGAAATAGTGGATAAAACCATGGAGAGATATAGGAACGAAAAAATTCCAATTGAAAAGTTGAAATTTGTAAGTCGATGGTATCGTTATCGTGAAATTATCCCTCTGATTGATAAGTCGCTTGACATTGCACTTCAGAATGGCGTAAAAGATCTGGTCCTTGATCTTCCCAACATTAAATTATACCCCTTGCCTATTTTCAAAATCTTAGCAACAAAATCTTTAAGAGAATTGGTTCTGGAGGGTTGTAATTTAAAGCATGGTTCGATTTCAAGTGGTGTCGTGAACTGCGATTCTTTGAGAAAGCTTTCTCTATCTTATATATGTTTAGACGAAAACATGCTTCAGGCTCTACTTAACAGTTGTCCCTTCATTATCAGTTTCATCCTTGAGTATTGTTATGGGTTGGAAAGGATTGAGTTGTTGAATCTTCAAAACATCAAGTCAATTTCGATTAGGACACGTAGAGATAAAAATCAGCTTGTCAAAATCCAAGCACCAATTCTTGAACACTTGTCTTATTGTGGTTATTCATTGGAAAAATTGGATGTTGTTGAATGTCAAAATCTAAAATCTTTAGATATATCAGATGCGATGATATGTAATGGATTTCTCCAGAACCTTATTTCTAGATCTCCAAATTTGGTATCACTAGAGTATAAAGGAGATCAAGCTCCTGAGCTCACAATTACAAAAAAGTCAAGCCAACTGAAGCACTCAAAAATCATTCTTGACTTCTACAAAAAATTAAATGCTGCATGGTTTTGTAAGTTAAGGAAGTTTCTATTAAATTTTACCTCTTGGTCTCAAGTTGCCCTTGATTTTTACGGATGCAATGAGTTCAACATGAAAGATTTGCAACTGCACCACGGAGTTGCTACCCCCACAGTGGACGTTTTAAATGTAAAATTTTCATGGCTGAATTGGAAGTGCCCAATGTTTGTGGATGCTTTGCTATGGAGTTGTCATCCTAGAAGACTCAACCTACATTCAGCAGGTGCAAGCTTAACATGTTTCATTAATGATCGATTGATGTATCTGAGGAATTTGAGTCACTCTCCGTCTCACGAAAGCGAGTCTTGGCATTGTCAATTGAAAGAAGTAAAAGTTTTTGATGGGAAAAATGAGCCGCTGCAACTCAGAAGTGGGGAGCTGGCAATAAGGACTCTTACGGATTGGGACGAAGTTTATTTTTTATTAGATTGGCAATGTAGTTAA